In the Streptomyces sp. 3214.6 genome, CCCACGTACGCGAGCCGGCGCTCCTCCTCCAGCTCCATGGTCTGGCCGAGGGCACGCATGTGCGGGAAGACGCCGTCCTCCATGCCGGTGAGGAAGACGACCGGGAACTCGAGGCCCTTGGCGGTGTGCAGGGTCATCAGGGTGATGACGCCCGAGCCGTCCTCCTGCTCGTCGGGGATCTGGTCGGAGTCGGCGACCAGGGCGACCCGCTCCAGGAAGTCGGAGAGCCCGGGCGGCGTCGCACCCTCACTCTCCCCCTCCCCGGATTCCTGCTCGAACTCCAGGGCCACCGCGGCGAGTTCCTGGAGGTTCTCGATACGGGTCTCGTCCTGCGGGTCGGTGGAGGCCTGCAACTCGGCGAGGTAGCCGGTGCGTTCGAGCACCGCCTCCAGGACCGTCGCAGGCCCCGCACCCGACTCGACGATCGTACGGAGCTCGTCCATCAGCGCGTTGAACCGCTTCACGGCGTTCGTCGACCGCGAGGCCATGCCGTAGGCCTCGTCGACGCGCTGCAGCGCCTGCGGGAAGCTGATCTTCTCGCGCTGGGACAGGGCGTCGATCATCGCCTCGGCGCGCTCGCCGATGCCCCGCTTGGGCACGTTGAGGATCCGGCGCAGCGGCACCGAGTCCTCGGGATTGGCCAGCACGCGCAGGTAGGCCAGGACGTCCCGGACCTCCTTGCGCTCGTAGAAGCGGACGCCGCCGACGACCTTGTAGGGCAGGCCGACCCGGATGAAGATCTCTTCGAAGACACGGGACTGGGCGTTGGTGCGGTAGAAGACGGCGACGTCACCGGCCTTCGCGTCGCCCGCGTCCGTCAGTCGGTCTATCTCGTCGGCGACGAACTGCGCCTCGTCGTGCTCGGTGTCGGCGACGTAGCCGGTGATGCGCGCGCCCGCGCCCGCGTTGGTCCACAGGTTCTTGGGGCGGCGGGACTCGTTGCGCTCGATGACCGCGTTGGCGGCGGACAGGATCGTCTGCGTGGAGCGGTAGTTCTGCTCCAGCAGGATCGTCGTCGCGTCCGCGTAGTCCTCCTCGAACTGGAGGATGTTGCGGATCGTCGCGCCCCGGAAGGCGTAGATCGACTGGTCGGCGTCACCGACGACGCAGAGCTCGGCGGGCGGCACGTCGTACTCGTTCGGGGGCACGTCGACAGGGTGCTCGGAGGTGCCGACCAGCTCCCTGACCAGGGCGTACTGGGCGTGGTTGGTGTCCTGGTACTCGTCGACGAGGACGTGGCGGAAGCGGCGGCGGTAGTGCTCGGCGACGTCCGGGAAGGCGCGCAGCAGGTTGACCGTCGTCATGATCAGGTCGTCGAAGTCGAGGGCATTCGCCTCGCGCAGCCGCGACTGGTACATGGCGTAGGCCTGGGCGAGGGTCTTCTCGAAGCCGTCGGCGGCCTGGGCGGCGAAGTCCTCCTCGTCGATCAGCTCGTTCTTGAGGTTGCTGATCTTGGCGCTGAAGGACTTGGGCGGGTAGCGCTTGGGGTCGAGGTCCAGGTCGCGGCAGACCAGGGCCATCAGGCGCTTGGAGTCGGCGGCGTCGTAGATCGAGAACGACGACGTGAAGCCGAGCTTCTTGCTCTCCCGGCGCAGGATGCGCACGCACGCGCTGTGGAACGTCATCACCCACATCGCGTTCGCGCGCGGGCCGACGAGCTGCTCGACGCGCTCCTTCATCTCACCCGCGGCCTTGTTGGTGAAGGTGATCGCGAGGATCTGCCCCGGGTGCACGTTGCGCTCGGCCAGCAGGTGGGCGATGCGGTGGGTGAGCACACGCGTCTTGCCGGAGCCGGCGCCGGCCACGATGAGCAGCGGGGTGCCGGCGTGCACGACCGCCGCGCGCTGGTTGTCGTTCAGCCCCTCCAGGAGCGCCGCCGCGTCCAGCGCCGGGCGCGGGGCGCCGCCGCGGTAGTAGGCGTCCCGGTCCGGGGGCACGTCGAACTTCCCGCCGAACAGATCGTCCGGAACCGACTCCGGTCCGTGATCGTCCTCGGGCGGCGGCGGGGGCTCGTCCTCGTGGGCGCGGGGGCCCTGGAGGTCCGCCAGGAAGCTGTCGTCAAAGAGGCTGCTCATCGCTCTCCGAGTCTAGGGGGCGCCACTGACAACCGGCCGCCCTCCCGGAAACATCTCCCCCACTCACCCTCCGGCAGACATCCGTCACGATCCGCGACCGACGTGGTCGAAGCACGAGATCACAGCCCGAGGTCACGAAAATGTATCGGGCATATCACCCATCAACCTTCACAGGGGCCACACGAGTTGGCTACCGTGCCGGGCAGGCCGTACGACCCCCACCGGCGAACCCCGCCGGGCCGCGCGGCCTCCGCCGAGTCCGACGCGCCCGCTCGCGCCAGCCGGAGCCGGGGACCCACCGAAACCCTGGGGTGAATCGGCCCAACCCCCTTCCGGGGAGGCGGCCGTAGGGCAACCCTTCCGATGATCTACCCGCCCGAACCCGACAGCTAACTCGGTAGGCGGAGCACTGGAAGGAGTCGCCTCCCTTGGCGTCGCAGCACCGCAAGCCGCGCTCCGCGGGCCCGCGCGTGGCAGGCATCCGCACACCCGCTCTCGCCACCGCCGCCCTGACGTCCGTGGCCCTGCTCTCCCAGACGGCGAACGCCGCCCCGTCGGACGACGGCAAGCCGAGCCTGGAGGAGGTCGAGAAGAAGGTCGACGACCTCTATCGCCAGGCGGAGTCGGCGACCGAGAAGTACAACGCCGCCAAGGAGAAGACGACCAAGCAGCGCAAGCAGGTCGACGGCCTCCTGGACGACGTCGCACAGCGCACCCAGAAGCTCAACGAGGCGCGGCAGGAGCTGGGTTCCTATGCCGCGGCCCAATACCGCACCGGCGCCTCCGCGCCCGACACGGCGACCTTCCTGCTCGCGGACACCCCGCAGGACTACTTCGACCAGAACCAGCTGATGAGCCGGCTGACCGACCGCCAGAAGGGTGCGGTCGACGACTTCGCCACCGAGCAGTCTGCGACGATGCGCAAGCGCCAGGAGGCCGCGGAGAGCCTCGCGTCGCTCACCGACACGCAGAGCGACCTGAAGACCGCCAAGGCCACCGTCCAGAAGAAGCTCGGCGACGCGCGCGAGCTGCTGTCCCGGCTGACGGCCCAGGAGAAGGCCCGCCTCGCGGCGATCGAGAAGCAGAAGCGGGAGGAGGCCGCCCGGCAGGCGGCGGAGCTCACCCGGCAGCAGGCCGCGGACCAGGCCGCGGCGCAGCAGGAGAGCGGCACGGGCTCGTCGAACACAGACACCGGGACTGGGACCGGGACCGGGACCGGGTCCTCGTCCACCTCCCCCGGGGACTCCTCGTACGCCACCAAGGCCGAGAAAGCGCTCGCCTTCGCCCGCGCGCAGATCGGCAAGCCGTACGTCTGGGGTGCCACGGGCCCCGACTCCTACGACTGCTCCGGCCTCACCCAGGCCGCCTGGAAGGCCGCCGGCGTCAGCCTCCCGCGCACCACCTACGACCAGGTGAACGCCGGCACCACCGTCTCCCTCGCCGACGCCCGGCCCGGCGACCTGGTCTTCTTCTACGACGACGTCAGCCACGTCGGCGTCTACATAGGCAACGGCATGATGATCCACGCCCCGAAGCCCGGCGCCTACGTCCGCGAGGAGTCGATCTACTACGACGGCGAGTCGGGCATCCACAGCGTGGTGCGCCCGGCTTGAGCGCACACACACGCGCGAGCCTCACGGCAGGCAGCCGCGGGGGAACGCCGTAGCGCACGCGCGCGTGGGCTGCGTAGCGGGCACGCGCGCGTGGGGTTCGTTCGCGGAAACGGAGGCGGAGGCGAGAGCGGGCAGTGCGCTTCGTGTCCAGCGACGTGGCGCGGGCCGCGCTGAGCGGCCGCCTGGCGCGCCCCGCGCCGGCGCAATCGCCCGCCACCGCTCCCGCTCAGCCCCGCGGGCCCCGCTCACGCCCTGCACGGCGCCCATGACCCGCCCCACACACGTGCTCTGCGCGCCCGCTCTACCAGGCCCCACCCCCCAGTCCTCACTCCGCGCCTGCACCCGCGCGCATTTCTGGTCGCCCGCGCGCGTGCCCCGCTCGTGGGCTGTGTCGTGCTCCTTAGCATCGGGCGCATGCCCGGCTCCTCGGCTCGTCCCTCGCCCGCGCCCTCTCCCGGCTCCGCTCTCCGCCTCTGGTGGGCGCGGAGGCCGCCGGCGGCCGGGTCCGCGGTGATGGCGACCGGGATCGTGTCGGTCGGCCTGCACCTCACGGGATACGACGTGCTGTCCCGCGTCACTCTGGCGACGGCGGGCGTCGCGTGGGCGGCGCTGGCAGCGGACTTCGTCGCTCGCCTGCTGCGGGCGCCCGAGCGGTGGCTGGCCGAGGCGGGCACGCCGGGGGCGCTGACCGCCGTGGCGGCGACGACCGTGCTCGGCACCGGCCTCTGCGCGCTCGGCCGGCGGACCCCGGCCGAGGCACTGCTGGCGCTGGCGGCGGTGCTGTGGCCCGTGCTGTTCGTGACCGTCGTACGGCGGTGGAGGCGGCGCATGCCCGGGACGGTGTTCCTGGGCTGCGTGGCCACGCAGGGCCTCGCCGTGCTCGGAGCGGCCCTCGCCGCGATGGAGTCCGCGGCCTGGCTCGCGCACACCGCGCTCGTGCTGTTCGGGCTCGGGATCGTGCTCTACTGCGTCGCCCTGGCCCTGTTCGACCTGCGTCAGGTGGCCGAGGGCCATGGGGACCAGTGGATCGCGGGCGGCGCCCTCGCCATCTCGGCGCTCGCCGGGGCGAAACTCCTCGCGGCCGACGACGGGGACCTGTATCTGTGGAACGGCGACGACACCGGTGTCCTGCGCACGGTGACCGTCGCGCTGCTGGTGCTCGACCTGGCCTGGTGCGCCGTCCTGCTGATCGCCGAGGTCGCACGGCCCCGGCCGCGCTACGACGTGCGCCGCTGGGCGACGGTGTTCCCGCTGGGGATGACAGCGGCGGCGACCCTGTCCGTGGCCGCCGCCGTCGACGTCCCGGCGCTCAAGGAACCGGGGGAGGTGCTGCTGTGGGTGGCGGTGGCGGCGTGGCTGGTCGTCGCCGCTCTGGCACTCGCCGCGGCCCGTGCCTCCGTCAGGTCCAGAGCACCGCGATGAAGATGTTCGCCACGGTCAGCGCTCCGACCAGGCCGAACAGCGGCTTCTCCACCTTCTCGTCGTCCCGCTTCACATAGACGAGGCCGAGGATCACGATCAGCAGGGCCAGCTTCACACCGATCTTGATGTTGTTGATGTGCTGGTCGTCGGCCTGGTTGAGGCCGACCAGGATCACGCCGGTGACCAGCATCGTCGCCGCGCCGTGCAGCATCGCGGGAACGAACCGTGCCGTGCCCTGGCCCATCGCCTTCATCTGTGTGAGGAAGCCGCCCAGGAGCGCGGCGATGCCGATGATGTGCAGGCCGACGAAAAGATGGATGAGTACGCCCATGAAGCCGGATGCTAATCAGCCGCCCCCGCGCCGCCCGACACCGGCCCTCCCTACAGCATGTGCATATATGCGCTCCATAGCACCCGCCGCTCCGAAGATGTCCCGGAATCACCGCTTCGGTCAGCGCGCCGCGCGAACCTGACGTACTCGGTCCGGATTGTCGGACACATACGGTCACCCGGCAGTCCGCTCACGTCACTTCCGTACTTCGCGTTACCGACCCGACATAAACCGGCCTAGCGTCCTCCCCCAGGTGACCGGCTCCCCACCGCCGCCCGGGCCAGGGGCGGCAGTCGGCCACCACCGCCGAGGAGTCCGGCGGCGTCCCGCTCCCCCGTGCGGGTCGTCGTCGGACGCGTCAGCCGCTCCCCTCGAGGCCGTCCGTCCGCTCCCCCCACGGCGGTCACCCGGTAGCCGCGGGAGGACGGACGAGGCGGTCGTACGAAAGGACGTGCAGTCCCAGTGGCAGCGCACCGCAAGCCCCGACAGCGCTCGCTCGGCGGCCAGACGGCCCGTACGGCGTTCACCCTCGCCCTCGCGGGCGCGGCGACGGCGACGGCCTTCGACGGGACCGGACAGGCCGAGCCGAACCTGACGTCGGCCCAGGTCAAGGCGAAGGTGGCCAAGCTGTACCAGGAGGCGGAGGAAGCCACCGAGAAGTACAACGGCGCGCAGGAGAGGGCGAAGTCGGCCGAGCAGCGGCTGGCGTCCCTGCGCGACGAGGCGGCGCGCAAGGAGGAGAAGCTCAACTCGGCGCGGGAGGCGCTGGGTTCGATGGCGGCGGCGCAGTACCGCAGCAGCGGACTGGACCCTGCCGTGCAGTTGGCGCTCTCCGACGACCCCGACGGGTATCTGGACGGCGCCGCCTTCGTCGAACGGGCCGGCGATCGCCAGTCCGCCGCCGTCGCCGGGGTCCGTAGACAGCTGCGGGAGATCGAGCAGTTGCGTGGCGCGGCGCGTGTCGAACTGACCTCGCTCAGGGCGCGTCAGGCCGAGTTGAGGACGCACAAGAAGACGATCACCGGCAAGCTGGACGCGGCACGCCGCCTGCTGTCCCAACTGACGGCGGCGCAGCGCTCCCGGATCGGTGAGGAATCCGGCGGCACTACCACGGCCGACCGCGCCTCACGCGCCTCGACGACCGGCCGCGCCGGCCTCCAGGCACCCGGCTCCGCCACCGCCACCGCCACCGCCGACGCCCCGAACTCGCGTGCGGCAGCGGCCGTTTCCTACGCGTACTCCAAGCTCGGCAGCCCCTATGTGTGGGGCGCGACCGGGCCGAACGCCTTCGACTGCTCGGGCCTCGTCCTGGCTTCGTACCGCTCCGCCGGTGTCTCCCTCCCCCGCACGACCTACGCCCAGATCGGTGCCGGGCAGCGGATTTCCCGTTCCGAACTCCTCCCGGGCGACCTGGTGTTCTTCTACTCCGGCATCACCCACGTCGGCCTCTACATCGGCAACGGCCAGATGATTCACGCCCCGAACCCGTCGGCCCCGGTGCGCGTCGCCCCGATCGACGAGATGCCGTTCGCGGGCGCTACCCGAGTGGTGTGAGCCACTCGGTCTTCAGCCGTGACCGTCCCTCGGCGACGCCGCGTCCGTCACACCAGCCGCCGTGCCGTGGCCCACCGGGTCAGTTCGTGACGGTTGGACAGCTGGAGCTTGCGCAGCACCGCCGAGACATGTGACTCCACCGTCTTGACGGAGATGAAGAGCTGCTTGGCGATCTCCTTGTAGGCGTAACCACGGGCGATGAGCCGCAGGACCTCGCGCTCACGCTGGGTGAGACGGTCCATGTCCTCGTCGACCGGCGGCGCGTCCGTCGAGGCGAACGCGTCGAGG is a window encoding:
- a CDS encoding tellurite resistance/C4-dicarboxylate transporter family protein yields the protein MPGSSARPSPAPSPGSALRLWWARRPPAAGSAVMATGIVSVGLHLTGYDVLSRVTLATAGVAWAALAADFVARLLRAPERWLAEAGTPGALTAVAATTVLGTGLCALGRRTPAEALLALAAVLWPVLFVTVVRRWRRRMPGTVFLGCVATQGLAVLGAALAAMESAAWLAHTALVLFGLGIVLYCVALALFDLRQVAEGHGDQWIAGGALAISALAGAKLLAADDGDLYLWNGDDTGVLRTVTVALLVLDLAWCAVLLIAEVARPRPRYDVRRWATVFPLGMTAAATLSVAAAVDVPALKEPGEVLLWVAVAAWLVVAALALAAARASVRSRAPR
- the pcrA gene encoding DNA helicase PcrA, which translates into the protein MSSLFDDSFLADLQGPRAHEDEPPPPPEDDHGPESVPDDLFGGKFDVPPDRDAYYRGGAPRPALDAAALLEGLNDNQRAAVVHAGTPLLIVAGAGSGKTRVLTHRIAHLLAERNVHPGQILAITFTNKAAGEMKERVEQLVGPRANAMWVMTFHSACVRILRRESKKLGFTSSFSIYDAADSKRLMALVCRDLDLDPKRYPPKSFSAKISNLKNELIDEEDFAAQAADGFEKTLAQAYAMYQSRLREANALDFDDLIMTTVNLLRAFPDVAEHYRRRFRHVLVDEYQDTNHAQYALVRELVGTSEHPVDVPPNEYDVPPAELCVVGDADQSIYAFRGATIRNILQFEEDYADATTILLEQNYRSTQTILSAANAVIERNESRRPKNLWTNAGAGARITGYVADTEHDEAQFVADEIDRLTDAGDAKAGDVAVFYRTNAQSRVFEEIFIRVGLPYKVVGGVRFYERKEVRDVLAYLRVLANPEDSVPLRRILNVPKRGIGERAEAMIDALSQREKISFPQALQRVDEAYGMASRSTNAVKRFNALMDELRTIVESGAGPATVLEAVLERTGYLAELQASTDPQDETRIENLQELAAVALEFEQESGEGESEGATPPGLSDFLERVALVADSDQIPDEQEDGSGVITLMTLHTAKGLEFPVVFLTGMEDGVFPHMRALGQTMELEEERRLAYVGITRARERLYLTRSSLRSAWGQPSYNPPSRFLEEIPATHVDWKRTGATAPVSSGPVSGVAASLSSSRSRSSAAGASGFATRRTAEKPVVALTVGDRVTHDQFGLGTVVGVKGTGANAEATVDFGDTKPKRLLLRYAPVEKL
- a CDS encoding C40 family peptidase, translating into MASQHRKPRSAGPRVAGIRTPALATAALTSVALLSQTANAAPSDDGKPSLEEVEKKVDDLYRQAESATEKYNAAKEKTTKQRKQVDGLLDDVAQRTQKLNEARQELGSYAAAQYRTGASAPDTATFLLADTPQDYFDQNQLMSRLTDRQKGAVDDFATEQSATMRKRQEAAESLASLTDTQSDLKTAKATVQKKLGDARELLSRLTAQEKARLAAIEKQKREEAARQAAELTRQQAADQAAAQQESGTGSSNTDTGTGTGTGTGSSSTSPGDSSYATKAEKALAFARAQIGKPYVWGATGPDSYDCSGLTQAAWKAAGVSLPRTTYDQVNAGTTVSLADARPGDLVFFYDDVSHVGVYIGNGMMIHAPKPGAYVREESIYYDGESGIHSVVRPA
- a CDS encoding C40 family peptidase — protein: MAAHRKPRQRSLGGQTARTAFTLALAGAATATAFDGTGQAEPNLTSAQVKAKVAKLYQEAEEATEKYNGAQERAKSAEQRLASLRDEAARKEEKLNSAREALGSMAAAQYRSSGLDPAVQLALSDDPDGYLDGAAFVERAGDRQSAAVAGVRRQLREIEQLRGAARVELTSLRARQAELRTHKKTITGKLDAARRLLSQLTAAQRSRIGEESGGTTTADRASRASTTGRAGLQAPGSATATATADAPNSRAAAAVSYAYSKLGSPYVWGATGPNAFDCSGLVLASYRSAGVSLPRTTYAQIGAGQRISRSELLPGDLVFFYSGITHVGLYIGNGQMIHAPNPSAPVRVAPIDEMPFAGATRVV